TAGCTCGATGTTCGTCCTTTTAGCCGCCTCATGATCTCACTCGGAGCCATCTCCGGCGGACAACTCACCAGAATATGCACATGATCCTTACTTACTACACCCTGTACAATTCTCATTTCAAATGCTTCACACGTCTGACGAACCAACTCTCGTACTCGTTCTGCTACTTCTCCCTTCAGAATCTTATATCTATACTTCGTTACCCATACAAAATGATATTCAATCTGATAAACCGTATGACTTCCATGTCTATAATCCATGCCACACCTCCTGTGTGGCATATTCTCGCAGCTAAAGCTGACCGGCTGAAGCCGGTGGTTTTAACCTTATGATGGACAATAAAACCGTATGCTTTCAGTAGATTACGGTATGCTTTGCTGGCATACTGCGACCCGCGATCAGAATGCACGATCAGGCCAGGCGGTGGCCGGCGTAACCAGATCGCCATTCGCAATGCATCACAAACCAGTGCTGCTTTCATCCGTGAGCTCATACTCCAGCCCACCACCTTTCTGGAGAACAAATCGATGACAACCGCCAGGTACAGCCAGCCTTCCTGAGTCCAAATGTAGGTAATGTCGCAAACATAGACTTGATTTGGTCTGGCAACCGTAAATTGCCGATTCAACTGGTTCTCAAACACCGGCAACAGGTGATTGCTGTCCGTCGTCACCTTGTATTTCTTCCGGTGTCTCACTTGTATTCCGGCTTCCTGCATTAGTCTTCTTGCCTTCCAGCGGCTAACCCGATAGCCCAAGGCATTCAGCGCTCGTTTCATCCGGCGGCTGCCATAGGTGTAATCGCATGATTTTGCGATATTCCTTACAGCATCAAGCAGTTGTTGATGATACAAATCATCAGACTGGTTTCTACGGTACTGCTCATAGTTATAGTAAGCACTGCGACTCACACCCAATTGTCGGCACATTAGGCTAACCGGGCAGGTCTTCTTCTTTTGGGTGATGAACGAATATTTCACTTCGTTTCTTGCGCGAAGAAGACCGCCGCCTCCTTTAATATTTGCCGCTCAAGCTTTAATTGCTTGTTTTCTAGCTTAAGCCGCCGGATTTCTTCCTGCTCCGCCGTCAGTTTTCCATTGCCGCGAAATGCCTGACCATTAGTATCCGCCTGGCTCTCCTTGACCCAGCGCCCAAGCATGTTAGCCCTGATTCCCAGGCTTCTGGCAGCTTCTGCTATCGTTAATCCTTGATCCAGTACCAAGCTGATTGCATCCAGCTTAAATTCCTTTGTATAGTGTTTCCTCGGTTCCATTTCTTCCTCCAATTAAGACTATTCTCTCTTAACTGGAGTGTCCGGGTCTATTGGACCACATCAGCAAAGCCGAGCGCGTGATCCGCACGCTCATGGACATGTGGCACAACAAACTCTGTTTTAAAGACACCGCTGACCGCCGTATTCAACTTGTCCGTTTCATTAACTTCTACAACACCGTCAAACCCCATAAGAGTTTGAATAACGCAACCCCTTATGAAATACTCAACGCTTATTTTAATCAACCTCTCTGTAAACAACCCTGAGAGTTCTTACACTTTATTCAAATATTTTTGTGCTTGTTTGGGTGTTACTTGGTATTATGCTCACCGTTGACGGAGTGGCCGGGTATGCATCCGGGATGGGCAAGTGATGGAGTAGA
This is a stretch of genomic DNA from Nitrosomonas sp. sh817. It encodes these proteins:
- the tnpA gene encoding IS200/IS605 family transposase, whose amino-acid sequence is MDYRHGSHTVYQIEYHFVWVTKYRYKILKGEVAERVRELVRQTCEAFEMRIVQGVVSKDHVHILVSCPPEMAPSEIMRRLKGRTSSYLFEEFPHLKKRYWGRHFWARGYFCVTVGQMTEEMIKQYLEHHFEPNPNDNFKMEPE
- a CDS encoding integrase core domain-containing protein, coding for MWHNKLCFKDTADRRIQLVRFINFYNTVKPHKSLNNATPYEILNAYFNQPLCKQP